A genomic window from Oceanobacillus timonensis includes:
- a CDS encoding DUF2627 domain-containing protein, with translation MQRNLALLILFIPGVIAAFGIKLMRDTLFDTFYPVFMYGSIQFIAGLILFLGGLIFLAGFIVYRDRKKRNQEKKSAS, from the coding sequence ATGCAAAGAAACCTCGCTTTACTCATTCTATTTATTCCTGGAGTAATTGCAGCTTTTGGTATTAAATTAATGCGTGACACCCTGTTTGATACATTTTATCCTGTTTTTATGTATGGAAGCATTCAATTTATTGCCGGTTTAATTCTTTTTCTCGGCGGACTGATATTTCTTGCAGGCTTTATTGTTTATCGGGACAGGAAGAAGCGTAATCAAGAAAAAAAATCGGCAAGCTGA
- a CDS encoding aminotransferase class I/II-fold pyridoxal phosphate-dependent enzyme, whose product MQADKLIIEAEKDCLEGQQYIQGIVEENQRRVLEAFRNHRISDAHLQGTTGYGYDDLGREGLEAVYANVFGGEDAVVRPQIVSGTHAITTALFGVLRPQDELVYITGHPYDTLDEVIGKPGKKEGSLADFQIGYREVALQETGEVDFAEIKRSWTKETKVVAIQRSKGYDERPSFTINEIEEMVAFVKDIDSSVIVFVDNCYGEFTETQEPLHVGADLIAGSLIKNPGGGLVRAGGYIAGRSDLIHLCANRLTAPGLGKETGASLGMLQEMYQGFFMAPHIVGEALKGALFTARYLELAGFHTSPSYMEKRTDLIQTVTFENAEEMIAFCQSVQESSPINSYVKPYPSDMPGYEDQVIMAAGTFIQGASIELSADGPIRAPYTAYVQGGLTYTHVKIAIIEAVKTLKNQGFIS is encoded by the coding sequence ATGCAAGCAGATAAACTTATCATAGAAGCAGAAAAAGATTGTTTGGAAGGGCAGCAATATATCCAGGGGATTGTGGAAGAAAATCAACGGCGTGTACTGGAAGCATTCCGAAACCATCGGATTAGCGATGCACATTTGCAGGGCACCACAGGCTATGGCTATGATGATTTGGGCAGAGAAGGCTTGGAAGCAGTGTATGCAAATGTATTTGGCGGAGAAGACGCTGTTGTACGCCCGCAAATTGTATCGGGGACGCATGCCATCACAACGGCTTTATTTGGCGTACTGCGCCCGCAAGATGAGCTTGTTTATATCACTGGACATCCATACGATACATTAGATGAGGTAATTGGCAAGCCCGGAAAGAAAGAAGGCTCACTTGCTGATTTTCAAATCGGTTATCGCGAGGTGGCTTTACAAGAGACAGGCGAAGTTGATTTTGCAGAAATAAAAAGAAGCTGGACAAAAGAAACCAAAGTCGTTGCGATTCAACGTTCCAAAGGCTATGACGAAAGACCTTCCTTTACCATAAATGAAATCGAGGAAATGGTTGCTTTTGTAAAGGATATCGATTCGTCTGTCATTGTCTTTGTTGATAATTGTTATGGAGAATTTACGGAGACACAAGAACCGTTACATGTTGGAGCGGACTTGATTGCCGGTTCCCTCATCAAAAATCCAGGCGGAGGTTTGGTACGGGCCGGCGGATATATTGCCGGTCGCAGTGATTTAATACATTTATGTGCAAATCGTCTGACAGCACCCGGCCTTGGCAAGGAAACTGGGGCTTCTTTAGGCATGCTTCAGGAAATGTATCAAGGATTTTTCATGGCACCGCATATTGTAGGTGAAGCTCTAAAAGGGGCACTGTTTACGGCGAGATACCTGGAACTTGCCGGTTTTCATACTTCTCCATCGTATATGGAGAAAAGAACGGATCTGATTCAAACGGTCACTTTTGAAAATGCGGAAGAAATGATTGCATTTTGTCAGTCTGTTCAAGAAAGTTCTCCAATCAATTCTTATGTGAAGCCATACCCGAGCGATATGCCTGGTTATGAGGACCAAGTTATTATGGCTGCGGGCACATTTATCCAAGGGGCAAGCATCGAACTGTCTGCTGACGGGCCGATACGGGCTCCCTATACAGCTTATGTACAAGGCGGTTTAACCTATACACACGTGAAAATTGCAATTATTGAAGCTGTGAAAACACTAAAAAATCAAGGTTTTATTTCGTGA
- a CDS encoding MerR family transcriptional regulator, giving the protein MNDQDRRSMPLFSIGIVMKLTELTARQIRYYEANDLIAPERTKGNQRLFSFRDVDKLLQIKDLLDRGLNMAGIKLLLDEENEKAFPKEKTANPEKKGSADLTDKELRDILRNELNEAGRYGKASMRQGELSRFFTGR; this is encoded by the coding sequence TTGAATGATCAGGATCGTCGTTCAATGCCCTTATTCTCTATAGGTATAGTTATGAAATTAACCGAACTTACCGCAAGACAAATTCGTTATTATGAAGCAAATGATTTAATTGCGCCGGAAAGGACAAAAGGAAATCAACGTCTATTCTCATTTCGTGATGTGGATAAACTGCTTCAAATTAAAGACCTTTTGGACAGAGGGTTAAACATGGCTGGAATCAAGCTTTTACTGGATGAAGAAAATGAAAAAGCATTTCCAAAAGAAAAAACAGCAAATCCAGAGAAAAAAGGTTCGGCCGACCTGACTGACAAGGAACTGAGAGATATCCTCAGAAACGAATTAAATGAAGCTGGAAGATACGGGAAAGCAAGTATGAGACAAGGGGAGTTATCGCGTTTTTTCACAGGACGTTAG
- the buk gene encoding butyrate kinase, whose translation MNQRARILVIYPDLYFTTIGVFEENHLLYQQKITHNEDELYHFDQLIDQVPYRKQAIFEQLDLDGMNTSHFISVCGRGGLLRPISGGTYRVNDAMLYDLKTNAYGEHVSNLGAILAHEIADNLNIQAYIVDPPVVDEMHNIAKYTGIPEIKRTSIFHSLNHRHAGRIAAKQLGVTYRTLKLISVHIARGITIASHYQGRIIDVTNGVDGEGPFTVDRSGSIPLKGFLTYLSDHYALNEGFLWNHVQHAGGIKAYLHTEDPLIIRSRLLQEDQQTKEVIEAQAYQIAKEIGAMSAVLCGEVDGIVFTGKIDENDFVIDAIIPRINWIADVMVFSGKNDLEAMNEGVLEVLNSPGEAKIYVAEEAE comes from the coding sequence GTGAACCAAAGGGCTCGTATTTTAGTTATCTATCCTGACTTGTATTTCACCACGATTGGTGTGTTTGAGGAGAATCATCTTTTATATCAGCAAAAGATTACGCATAACGAAGATGAATTGTATCATTTTGACCAGCTGATTGACCAAGTTCCATACAGAAAGCAGGCTATATTTGAACAGTTGGACTTGGATGGGATGAATACATCACATTTCATCAGTGTGTGCGGCCGGGGCGGCCTATTACGACCAATCAGTGGTGGAACATATCGCGTAAACGATGCGATGTTGTACGATTTAAAAACGAATGCTTATGGGGAACATGTATCGAATTTGGGTGCGATATTAGCGCATGAGATAGCTGATAATTTAAATATCCAGGCATACATTGTCGATCCCCCGGTTGTAGATGAAATGCACAATATAGCAAAATATACCGGTATTCCTGAAATAAAAAGAACAAGCATTTTTCATTCTCTGAATCACCGGCATGCCGGCAGAATTGCTGCCAAGCAACTTGGGGTAACATACCGTACATTAAAGCTGATTTCCGTTCATATTGCCAGAGGAATTACAATCGCTTCGCATTATCAGGGGAGAATTATCGATGTAACCAACGGGGTAGATGGAGAAGGCCCATTTACCGTTGACCGGTCGGGAAGTATCCCGTTAAAAGGTTTCTTGACCTATCTGTCTGACCACTATGCTCTGAATGAAGGTTTCTTATGGAACCATGTACAGCATGCCGGCGGAATAAAAGCTTATTTGCATACAGAGGATCCATTGATTATCCGCTCCAGATTATTGCAAGAAGATCAGCAAACAAAAGAAGTCATAGAAGCACAAGCATACCAGATTGCCAAAGAAATCGGGGCAATGAGTGCTGTGTTATGTGGGGAAGTAGACGGGATTGTTTTTACTGGAAAGATAGATGAAAATGATTTTGTCATTGACGCGATTATTCCGAGAATAAACTGGATTGCGGATGTGATGGTTTTTTCTGGAAAAAATGATTTAGAAGCGATGAATGAAGGGGTTTTAGAAGTATTAAATAGCCCTGGAGAAGCGAAGATATATGTTGCAGAGGAGGCTGAGTAG
- a CDS encoding Leu/Phe/Val dehydrogenase, which produces MEIFNYLEKYDYEQVLFCQDKQSGLKAIIAIHDTTLGPALGGTRMWEYDSEAEAIEDALRLARGMTYKNAAAGLDLGGGKTVIIGNPEKDKNPEMFRAFGRYVQSLNGRYITAEDVGTTEADMDQIGLETEYVTGLSAYSGTAGNPSPITALGIFQGMKATAKEAFGSESLEGKTIAVQGVGNVAYSLCELLHEEGAHLIVTDINKEAVKRAQDNFNAKAVDPDDIYDVECDIYAPCALGATINDNTIPRLKAKVVAGSANNQLKSREHGEILHQKGILYAPDYVINAGGVINVADELVGYNRDRALQNVQRIYKNLEQVFAISNRDDIPTDIAADRLAEERIQAKLKSRNQFMTNERNILDRRQ; this is translated from the coding sequence ATGGAAATCTTTAATTACTTAGAAAAATACGATTATGAACAGGTGCTTTTTTGTCAGGATAAACAATCAGGGCTAAAAGCTATTATAGCAATTCATGATACGACATTAGGGCCGGCGCTGGGCGGAACCAGAATGTGGGAATATGATTCCGAAGCAGAAGCTATCGAGGATGCACTGCGTCTGGCACGTGGGATGACTTATAAAAATGCAGCAGCCGGCTTGGACCTGGGCGGCGGGAAAACCGTGATTATCGGGAATCCTGAGAAGGATAAGAACCCGGAAATGTTTCGTGCTTTCGGCCGTTATGTTCAAAGTTTAAACGGCAGATATATCACTGCTGAAGACGTTGGAACAACGGAAGCAGACATGGATCAAATTGGGCTTGAAACGGAATATGTAACAGGATTATCTGCATATAGCGGCACAGCGGGGAATCCATCGCCTATTACAGCACTTGGCATTTTTCAAGGAATGAAGGCTACCGCAAAGGAAGCTTTTGGATCAGAATCTTTAGAAGGAAAGACCATTGCTGTTCAAGGAGTCGGAAATGTCGCTTACAGCTTATGCGAATTATTGCATGAAGAGGGCGCACATTTAATTGTTACAGATATTAATAAAGAAGCGGTGAAGCGTGCGCAAGATAATTTTAATGCCAAAGCTGTTGATCCGGATGATATTTATGATGTGGAATGTGATATTTATGCCCCTTGTGCACTGGGAGCGACCATTAATGATAATACCATCCCAAGACTGAAAGCAAAAGTAGTAGCAGGATCGGCAAACAATCAGTTAAAAAGCCGTGAACATGGCGAGATTCTGCATCAAAAAGGGATCTTATATGCCCCTGACTATGTCATTAATGCTGGGGGAGTCATTAATGTTGCAGATGAATTAGTTGGTTATAATCGTGATCGCGCATTACAAAATGTACAGCGCATTTATAAAAATCTGGAGCAAGTCTTTGCTATCTCGAATCGTGATGATATTCCAACAGATATTGCAGCTGATCGGCTTGCAGAGGAAAGAATTCAGGCAAAATTAAAATCACGTAATCAATTTATGACAAATGAACGAAATATATTAGACCGTAGACAATAG
- the glnA gene encoding type I glutamate--ammonia ligase — protein sequence MAEKLTKKEILQQIEEENVRFIRLQFTDMLGTVKNVEIPLSQLDKALDNKMAFDGSSIEGFVRIEESDMLLHPDLDTFIVFPWTSEKGKVARFICDIYNSDGTPFAGCPRYNLKRNLEKMEEAGFDAFNIGAEPEFFLFKLDENWEPTLELNDHGGYFDLAPTDLGENCRRDIVLELEEMGFEIEASHHEVAPGQHEIDFKYSDALKHADDIQTFKLVVKTIARKHNLHATFMPKPLFGVNGSGMHVNMSLFKGKENQFYDTKGELELSKTAYQFTAGILKHATNFTAVTNPTVNSYKRLVPGYEAPCYVAWSASNRSPLVRVPSSRGLSTRIEVRSVDPSANPYMALSVLLASGLDGIKNGLDVPESVDRNIYVMNKKEREENGVKDLPSTLKEAMNYLEQDDVLVESLGEHLFEHFIEAKDIEWDMFRTTVHPWEREQYLTNY from the coding sequence ATGGCTGAAAAGTTAACCAAAAAAGAAATTTTACAACAAATTGAGGAAGAAAACGTCCGATTTATTCGATTGCAATTTACAGACATGCTGGGAACAGTTAAAAATGTTGAGATTCCATTAAGCCAGCTGGATAAAGCATTAGATAATAAAATGGCTTTTGACGGGTCCAGCATTGAAGGATTTGTGCGTATTGAAGAATCTGATATGCTCTTGCATCCGGATTTGGATACATTTATTGTATTTCCTTGGACTTCCGAAAAAGGAAAAGTAGCGCGGTTTATCTGTGACATCTATAATTCGGATGGTACGCCGTTTGCAGGATGCCCGCGTTATAATTTAAAACGTAATCTGGAAAAAATGGAAGAGGCCGGATTTGACGCATTTAATATTGGTGCAGAGCCGGAGTTTTTCCTGTTCAAACTGGATGAAAACTGGGAGCCGACACTGGAATTAAATGACCACGGCGGTTATTTTGATCTGGCACCAACAGACTTAGGCGAAAATTGCCGTCGCGATATCGTGTTAGAGTTGGAAGAGATGGGTTTTGAAATCGAAGCATCCCACCATGAAGTTGCTCCGGGACAGCATGAGATAGATTTTAAATATTCAGATGCATTAAAACATGCAGATGATATCCAAACATTTAAATTGGTCGTAAAAACAATCGCCAGAAAACATAATTTACACGCGACGTTCATGCCAAAACCTCTATTTGGTGTAAATGGTTCCGGAATGCATGTTAATATGTCTTTATTCAAAGGCAAAGAAAATCAATTCTACGATACAAAAGGTGAATTGGAATTAAGTAAAACAGCTTATCAATTTACTGCCGGTATCCTGAAGCATGCAACAAACTTTACAGCGGTGACAAACCCGACAGTAAATTCTTATAAACGTTTAGTACCTGGTTACGAAGCGCCTTGTTATGTTGCCTGGTCTGCATCTAACCGCAGCCCATTGGTACGCGTCCCAAGCTCCCGCGGATTAAGTACACGTATTGAAGTCCGCAGTGTAGACCCTTCTGCTAATCCATACATGGCGTTATCCGTCCTGCTTGCATCCGGTTTAGACGGGATAAAAAATGGATTGGATGTTCCAGAATCCGTCGACCGCAATATTTATGTGATGAACAAAAAAGAGCGGGAAGAAAATGGTGTGAAAGATTTACCATCTACCTTGAAAGAAGCGATGAATTATCTGGAACAGGATGACGTGCTGGTGGAATCACTAGGGGAGCATTTATTCGAGCACTTTATTGAAGCGAAAGATATTGAGTGGGATATGTTCCGTACGACCGTGCACCCTTGGGAACGCGAGCAATATCTGACCAATTATTAA
- the lpdA gene encoding dihydrolipoyl dehydrogenase — MATEYDLVILGGGTGGYVAAIRASQLNMKVAIVEKAELGGTCLHRGCIPSKALLRSAEVYQQTIKADTFGVEVHSPTLNFAKVQQRKNNIIEQLHKGVQGLMKKGKIDVYQGFGRILGPSIFSPMPGTISVEYENGNENDMLLPKNVLIATGSQPNTLPGLDFDGEYVISSNEALEMEELPKSVVIVGGGVIGIEWASMLNDFGVDVTVLEYQKQILPTEDKDVAKEMEKQLKKRGVHIITGANVQTDTLEKDNGVMVEAIIGDKQERFEADRLLVSVGRQANTQNIGLENTDIQLSNHTIDTNPFYQTKESHIYAIGDVIGGMQLAHVASHEGITAVEHMAGKYTQEIDYQSVSSCIYASPEAASVGLTEEQAKEEGYELVIGKFPFKAVGKALVYGETDGFVKMITDKKTQDLLGVHMIGPQVTDMISEAGLAKVLDATAWEISQTIHPHPSLSEVIGEAALAVDGIQIHG; from the coding sequence ATGGCCACAGAATATGATTTAGTCATTTTAGGGGGCGGAACAGGCGGCTACGTTGCTGCTATCCGTGCGAGTCAGTTAAATATGAAAGTAGCAATCGTAGAAAAAGCCGAATTAGGAGGAACCTGCTTACATAGAGGTTGTATTCCTTCCAAAGCATTATTGCGCAGTGCGGAAGTTTACCAGCAAACGATAAAAGCTGATACATTCGGGGTTGAAGTGCATTCACCTACATTAAATTTCGCAAAGGTGCAACAGAGGAAAAATAACATTATTGAACAGTTACACAAAGGTGTCCAAGGTTTAATGAAAAAAGGAAAAATTGATGTTTATCAAGGTTTTGGCCGTATTTTGGGACCTAGCATCTTTTCTCCTATGCCTGGGACGATTTCTGTTGAATATGAAAACGGAAATGAAAATGACATGCTACTTCCAAAAAATGTATTAATCGCTACTGGATCGCAGCCAAATACGTTACCTGGACTGGATTTCGATGGTGAATATGTCATCAGCTCGAATGAAGCTTTAGAAATGGAAGAACTTCCAAAGTCCGTCGTTATAGTTGGCGGCGGCGTTATTGGTATCGAATGGGCATCCATGCTGAATGATTTCGGAGTAGATGTCACGGTTTTAGAATATCAAAAACAAATTTTGCCGACAGAGGATAAAGATGTTGCGAAAGAAATGGAAAAACAGCTGAAAAAACGGGGCGTACACATTATAACAGGAGCTAATGTTCAAACAGATACATTAGAAAAAGATAACGGAGTAATGGTGGAAGCAATAATTGGTGATAAACAAGAACGTTTTGAAGCAGACAGATTACTCGTATCTGTTGGCAGACAAGCGAATACGCAAAATATTGGTTTGGAGAATACAGATATTCAACTTTCTAACCATACGATTGATACGAATCCATTTTATCAAACCAAGGAATCGCATATTTATGCTATTGGTGATGTTATTGGAGGCATGCAGCTTGCACATGTGGCTTCCCATGAAGGAATCACAGCTGTAGAACATATGGCAGGTAAATACACACAGGAAATAGACTACCAGTCGGTATCAAGCTGTATTTATGCAAGCCCGGAAGCTGCAAGCGTCGGTTTAACTGAAGAACAGGCAAAAGAAGAAGGATATGAACTCGTTATCGGGAAGTTTCCTTTTAAAGCTGTTGGGAAAGCATTAGTATATGGAGAAACAGATGGTTTTGTTAAAATGATTACCGATAAAAAAACACAGGATTTATTAGGGGTTCATATGATTGGACCTCAAGTAACAGACATGATATCCGAAGCAGGTCTAGCAAAAGTGCTCGACGCAACTGCATGGGAAATCAGCCAGACCATTCATCCGCATCCTTCTTTATCAGAAGTAATCGGTGAAGCAGCGCTGGCAGTTGATGGAATACAAATTCATGGATAA
- a CDS encoding aspartate kinase: MKVAKFGGSSVANATQIKKVADIIKSDSSRKVIVVSAPGKRFSNDVKMTDLLIDLCYAKQNNQDYDLFLQKIMSRFQEIIDDLDLGHYILEDIQQTIEKYLQFDISPMAQLDALKSVGEDSSAKIVSAYLEHIDLHASYVNPKDAGIFVSNEPGNAQLLPESFSLIYQLREREGVSVVPGFFGYSADDDLVTFSRGGSDITGAILAAGTKADLYENFTDVDSVFTVNPNFVKNPKDITVLTYKEMRELSYAGFSVFHDEALIPAFKEQIPVCIKNTNNPDAPGTMVVAEKDATDQCVVGIASDVGFCSLYVSKFLMNREVGFGRKLLNIFEDEGISFEHTPSGIDDMSVIFRDNQFTPEKEKVVIDRIRDELNVDTVSVHRDLAVVMVVGEGLENTIGVAAKATASFAKAGVNIDMINQGSSEVSMMFGIHAVDLEKAIQSLYKEFFTDESNLEFSAVSAKEQQ, translated from the coding sequence ATGAAAGTAGCAAAATTCGGAGGAAGTTCTGTAGCAAATGCAACACAAATTAAAAAGGTAGCGGATATTATCAAATCCGATTCCTCCCGAAAAGTGATTGTTGTATCCGCGCCGGGAAAACGATTTTCAAATGATGTGAAAATGACCGATTTATTAATCGATCTTTGTTATGCCAAACAAAATAATCAGGATTATGATTTGTTTTTACAAAAAATTATGTCCAGATTCCAGGAAATTATAGATGATTTAGATCTTGGCCACTATATTTTGGAAGATATTCAGCAAACCATTGAAAAATATCTCCAATTTGATATATCTCCAATGGCACAGCTTGATGCGTTAAAATCTGTTGGAGAAGACAGTTCTGCTAAAATTGTGAGTGCTTATTTAGAACATATCGATTTACATGCAAGCTATGTAAATCCCAAAGATGCAGGTATCTTTGTAAGTAATGAACCAGGCAATGCACAATTGCTTCCAGAAAGCTTTTCTCTTATCTATCAATTAAGAGAACGGGAAGGTGTATCTGTTGTCCCCGGTTTCTTTGGCTATTCAGCGGATGATGATTTAGTAACGTTCTCACGGGGCGGTTCGGACATCACGGGAGCTATTCTGGCTGCCGGAACCAAAGCGGATCTTTATGAAAATTTCACAGATGTGGATTCCGTTTTTACAGTAAATCCAAACTTCGTAAAAAATCCAAAAGATATTACGGTATTAACTTATAAAGAAATGCGGGAACTTTCCTATGCCGGTTTTTCTGTTTTTCACGATGAAGCACTTATCCCGGCGTTTAAAGAACAAATTCCTGTCTGTATAAAAAATACGAATAACCCGGATGCACCCGGGACGATGGTTGTTGCGGAAAAAGATGCAACAGACCAATGTGTTGTCGGTATCGCAAGTGATGTCGGTTTTTGCAGTTTATATGTAAGTAAATTCTTAATGAACCGGGAAGTAGGTTTTGGCAGAAAGCTTTTGAATATATTCGAGGATGAAGGGATTTCGTTTGAACATACACCTTCCGGAATCGATGATATGTCTGTTATTTTCAGAGATAATCAATTTACACCAGAGAAAGAAAAAGTGGTTATTGACCGGATTCGTGATGAATTAAACGTAGATACCGTAAGTGTTCATCGTGATTTGGCAGTTGTGATGGTTGTAGGCGAAGGATTAGAAAATACAATTGGCGTTGCTGCTAAAGCAACTGCATCTTTCGCTAAAGCTGGTGTCAATATTGATATGATTAACCAGGGTTCTTCAGAAGTATCCATGATGTTCGGTATTCATGCTGTTGATTTGGAAAAAGCCATTCAGTCGTTGTATAAAGAATTTTTTACAGACGAATCGAATTTAGAGTTTTCTGCTGTATCAGCGAAAGAACAGCAATAA
- a CDS encoding sigma 54-interacting transcriptional regulator, with the protein MKQILIVGAGKGGTALFHLFKEMKSMQIHAIVDRDSNAPAMKLAEEVNIQTSTDWKDWVDHPIDIVVNVTGEENLFEKMIALFPRKTIIIPGSVANIIYELIHEKTALTDEVKVQASRLELILNHMNDGMIVVNKKEQVQLLNRRAEQILGKKERDYKEKPIKELLKTSRLSHVLRSQRKELNQKTILDNGKKVIASRIPIINKTGDLVGAFAVFKDITEVVQLAEENTDLNEIKTMLEAIINSSDEAISVVDEHGNGLIINPAYTRITGLTEEEVISKPATVDISEGDSVHMQVLKTRRAVRGVHMKVGPARKDVIVNGAPVIVQGKMKGSVGVLHDVSELQSVTKELKRARQIIRNLEAKYTFDDIIGNSPEMKLALEQAKVGAKTPATVLLRGETGSGKELFAQAIHHESDRKFNKFIRVNCAKLSGPALEKELFGSVEEETGKLAKTEGLFEQADKGSIFLDEIGELPLTIQKKLLDVLKENKVTPVGASKPVSVDVRVIAGTNINPEKAVMNHQFDENLYYQINKLPISIPSLKEREEDIPMLIEHIIYQLNEEYGKNVQRISDEALTKLMEYHWPGNVREMANVISHSMIFIGNMEEQIEASHLPTLQTKEIPANQDIVQTDKPLKLQEALDRYEKKYLQEVYLQCNKNKTKTAKALQISVRNLYYKLEKYQIE; encoded by the coding sequence ATGAAGCAAATTCTGATAGTTGGCGCTGGTAAAGGTGGTACTGCATTATTCCACCTGTTTAAAGAAATGAAAAGCATGCAGATTCATGCAATTGTTGACAGAGATTCCAATGCTCCTGCTATGAAATTGGCGGAAGAAGTGAATATTCAGACCAGTACAGATTGGAAAGATTGGGTTGACCATCCTATTGATATTGTTGTCAATGTGACTGGTGAAGAAAACTTATTCGAAAAAATGATTGCGTTATTTCCAAGAAAGACAATCATTATTCCCGGGTCTGTAGCAAATATTATTTATGAATTAATTCATGAGAAAACCGCTTTAACAGATGAAGTAAAAGTGCAGGCAAGTCGGCTTGAACTTATTCTCAATCATATGAATGACGGGATGATTGTTGTTAATAAGAAGGAACAGGTACAGCTGTTAAATCGGCGTGCAGAACAAATTCTCGGTAAAAAAGAAAGAGATTATAAAGAGAAACCTATTAAAGAATTACTAAAAACAAGCCGTTTATCCCATGTTTTAAGAAGCCAGAGAAAAGAATTGAATCAAAAGACCATTTTGGATAATGGTAAAAAAGTGATTGCTTCCCGTATTCCCATTATTAATAAAACAGGTGATTTAGTCGGAGCTTTTGCTGTTTTCAAAGATATTACCGAAGTGGTTCAATTAGCGGAAGAAAATACGGATTTAAACGAAATTAAAACCATGCTGGAAGCTATTATTAATTCTTCAGACGAGGCTATCAGTGTTGTCGATGAGCACGGAAACGGCCTGATTATTAATCCTGCCTATACAAGGATAACCGGGTTAACGGAAGAGGAAGTCATCAGCAAACCGGCAACAGTGGATATCTCAGAAGGTGATAGTGTTCATATGCAGGTTTTAAAGACCAGGCGTGCAGTTCGCGGCGTACATATGAAGGTCGGGCCAGCCAGGAAAGACGTTATTGTGAATGGGGCGCCGGTTATTGTCCAGGGAAAAATGAAAGGCAGTGTCGGAGTGCTTCACGATGTCAGTGAATTACAATCTGTGACAAAAGAGTTAAAACGCGCTAGGCAGATTATCCGTAATCTGGAAGCGAAGTATACATTTGATGATATTATTGGTAACTCGCCGGAAATGAAACTTGCTTTAGAACAGGCGAAAGTAGGAGCGAAAACACCAGCCACGGTTCTCTTGAGAGGGGAGACAGGTTCTGGGAAAGAGTTATTTGCTCAGGCTATACATCATGAAAGCGACCGGAAATTTAATAAATTTATTCGTGTGAATTGCGCCAAGCTATCCGGACCTGCTTTGGAAAAAGAGCTGTTCGGCTCTGTAGAAGAAGAGACCGGAAAGTTAGCTAAAACAGAAGGACTGTTTGAACAAGCGGATAAAGGGAGTATCTTTCTTGATGAAATTGGCGAATTACCCTTAACTATTCAAAAAAAATTGCTTGATGTGCTAAAGGAAAATAAAGTCACTCCCGTGGGAGCGTCAAAACCTGTTTCTGTTGATGTCCGGGTGATTGCGGGTACAAATATTAATCCAGAGAAGGCTGTCATGAATCATCAGTTCGATGAAAATCTCTACTACCAAATCAATAAGCTACCAATATCGATCCCCTCATTAAAAGAGCGGGAAGAGGATATTCCAATGTTAATTGAGCATATTATTTATCAGTTGAATGAAGAATATGGGAAAAATGTTCAAAGAATATCCGATGAAGCTTTAACAAAACTGATGGAATATCATTGGCCCGGAAATGTCAGAGAAATGGCTAATGTCATCAGCCACTCCATGATATTTATCGGCAATATGGAAGAACAGATCGAGGCATCTCATTTGCCAACATTGCAAACAAAGGAAATACCTGCAAATCAAGATATAGTACAGACGGATAAACCATTAAAATTACAGGAAGCTTTAGATCGTTATGAAAAGAAATATTTACAAGAAGTGTATCTGCAATGTAATAAAAATAAGACGAAAACTGCTAAAGCATTACAAATATCTGTCCGCAATCTGTATTATAAGCTTGAAAAATATCAAATTGAATAA